A single window of Treponema denticola ATCC 35405 DNA harbors:
- a CDS encoding FecR domain-containing protein, producing MKTKRNTTFKPKTNSNFLDLVVVIVSLAVIFFDLFLFVKELNRTFERTDTPIATIEYKYKTVQRKFNDRAVWDRPVQNSYLYNGDTIRTANEALATIHFLGNEDASNVVEVDSNTMVQIFAKNEESELNLNSGSVSAKTANNNLRLKSNNADINIEKGSVLHVQKGDAESLQLAVEEGSVSVTGSKTGETEVLEAGSVLQQGQAAKLVMISPGKNTRILNQSRDDLGVDIKFKWQSSFPNNEEIFLETSPLSNFSVDTKRYDVRGLKEFTVKHDSGALHWRLAAKSGSEEDAVSGKVTVIKAPAPVNLLPEAEKTFAYNTNPPHIRFLWEGNELSSYYTVEIADNKNMENPKVVKNSSTESFSLSELTEGTWYWRVLPKYGFDSSFKAQASEVSVFRIKKTEEAEKPKLLYMKKVMDTSKGKGLTFSWKPNLDAEKYRVKIARDKAMTDVLINDIVITSYLDLKEASKILPNGEYFMTVASLDAKENEIGISDVASFITMDSEIILRAVFPPNDYCLLQPLTGDTFFTWKSNFDSEQIFQVSDTEDFKKLTVNKSVKGLGIDGIVLPEGKWYWRVCTELDGKQYVSDVKKLNVIPLLDKPELENAKKSIVIVPGRKSKFNWKPVEGADYYQVKLTDRIPGSKPFYEDLYASKTEIEIAMGNFEDGDYILNIQAFANATLTSSRKFGKSQAHGFSAKHLRPVELLKPTEGAKIDGIEAALNPSQAEWSSVHPPLGVEFILEKVGVRAPVFALKDAGYKVQLPPLVSGKYRWKVIAETEDGFDISSEKYSAFTVLPIPPLPKTKFVFPGEKEVLGIPFFSSHRSIVFKWKPVDKATHYVMKLYNEKNKVIASTEIKAKSGAEDLVYEFKDLSRLSRGAFFIEVIAERRLDSGLVFQTGTPSRKRFDIDLPKKDNVETDETGVLYGR from the coding sequence ATGAAGACGAAAAGAAATACAACATTCAAGCCCAAAACAAACAGTAATTTTTTAGATCTTGTTGTGGTCATTGTTTCTCTGGCGGTTATATTTTTTGACTTGTTTTTGTTTGTAAAGGAGCTAAACAGAACATTTGAACGTACGGATACTCCCATAGCGACCATTGAATACAAATACAAAACCGTTCAGCGTAAATTCAACGATAGAGCCGTATGGGATCGTCCCGTTCAAAATTCTTATTTATATAACGGAGATACGATAAGAACCGCAAATGAAGCCTTGGCGACAATTCATTTTTTGGGAAATGAGGATGCAAGCAATGTAGTCGAGGTTGATTCAAACACGATGGTTCAGATTTTTGCGAAAAATGAAGAATCGGAACTTAATTTGAATTCGGGCTCGGTTTCGGCAAAAACGGCAAACAATAATTTACGTTTAAAATCTAATAATGCTGACATAAACATCGAAAAAGGTTCGGTATTGCACGTACAAAAAGGCGATGCTGAAAGTCTTCAGCTTGCGGTAGAAGAAGGTTCCGTTTCCGTTACAGGCAGTAAAACCGGAGAAACCGAAGTTCTTGAAGCCGGTTCAGTTTTACAGCAGGGGCAGGCAGCCAAGTTAGTTATGATAAGCCCGGGTAAAAATACGAGAATCTTAAATCAATCGAGAGATGATTTAGGTGTCGATATTAAGTTTAAGTGGCAATCTTCCTTTCCCAATAATGAAGAAATATTCCTTGAAACTTCCCCTTTGAGCAACTTTAGCGTAGATACTAAAAGATATGATGTCCGAGGTTTAAAAGAATTTACCGTTAAGCATGACAGCGGAGCCTTGCACTGGAGATTGGCGGCTAAGTCAGGGTCTGAAGAAGATGCCGTATCCGGAAAAGTAACGGTTATAAAGGCTCCGGCCCCGGTAAATCTTCTCCCTGAAGCCGAAAAAACCTTTGCATATAATACAAATCCTCCACATATCAGATTTTTATGGGAAGGTAATGAGCTTTCTTCATATTACACGGTTGAAATTGCAGACAATAAGAATATGGAAAATCCCAAAGTGGTAAAGAATTCGAGTACGGAATCTTTTTCGCTTTCGGAGTTGACGGAAGGAACTTGGTATTGGCGTGTTCTTCCAAAATACGGATTCGATTCTTCATTTAAAGCTCAAGCCTCAGAAGTTTCTGTTTTTCGTATAAAAAAGACCGAAGAAGCCGAGAAACCTAAACTTCTTTATATGAAAAAGGTTATGGATACCTCGAAGGGAAAGGGCCTTACCTTTTCATGGAAGCCCAATTTGGATGCGGAAAAATACAGGGTAAAAATAGCCAGAGATAAGGCGATGACCGATGTTCTTATAAACGATATAGTTATAACGAGTTATTTGGATTTAAAAGAAGCTTCAAAAATTTTGCCTAATGGAGAGTATTTTATGACCGTTGCTTCTCTTGATGCAAAAGAGAACGAAATCGGAATAAGTGATGTTGCTTCCTTTATAACTATGGACTCCGAGATTATTTTGCGTGCCGTTTTTCCGCCTAATGATTATTGCTTACTTCAGCCTCTGACAGGAGACACCTTCTTTACATGGAAGAGTAATTTCGATTCGGAGCAGATTTTTCAGGTTTCGGATACCGAAGATTTTAAAAAACTTACAGTTAATAAGTCTGTCAAAGGTTTAGGAATTGATGGAATTGTTTTGCCCGAAGGAAAATGGTATTGGCGCGTATGTACCGAACTGGACGGAAAGCAGTATGTATCGGACGTAAAAAAATTAAACGTTATTCCTCTTCTCGATAAGCCTGAACTGGAAAATGCAAAAAAAAGCATTGTAATAGTGCCCGGACGTAAAAGCAAATTTAACTGGAAACCGGTAGAAGGTGCGGATTACTATCAGGTAAAACTAACGGATAGAATTCCCGGCTCTAAACCTTTTTATGAAGACCTTTATGCTTCAAAAACCGAAATAGAAATTGCTATGGGTAACTTTGAAGACGGAGATTACATATTGAATATACAGGCCTTTGCAAATGCAACATTGACTTCAAGCCGAAAATTTGGAAAGTCTCAGGCACACGGCTTTAGTGCAAAACATTTGAGGCCTGTAGAGCTGTTAAAACCTACCGAAGGTGCAAAGATTGACGGTATAGAAGCCGCTCTTAATCCTTCTCAGGCAGAGTGGTCCTCCGTTCATCCGCCTTTAGGTGTCGAATTTATTTTGGAAAAGGTAGGCGTACGCGCTCCCGTTTTTGCTTTAAAAGATGCGGGGTATAAGGTGCAGCTTCCGCCTTTAGTATCAGGAAAATACCGCTGGAAGGTTATAGCCGAAACCGAAGACGGCTTCGATATTTCGTCGGAAAAATATTCCGCATTTACGGTTTTGCCCATACCGCCACTTCCAAAGACAAAGTTTGTATTCCCGGGAGAAAAAGAAGTCTTAGGCATTCCCTTCTTTTCTTCACATCGAAGTATAGTCTTTAAGTGGAAGCCTGTTGATAAGGCAACTCATTATGTTATGAAATTGTATAATGAGAAAAACAAAGTAATTGCAAGCACCGAAATTAAAGCGAAATCGGGAGCAGAGGATCTTGTTTATGAATTTAAAGATTTAAGCAGATTATCGCGCGGTGCATTTTTTATAGAAGTTATTGCGGAACGGCGTTTGGACAGCGGATTGGTTTTTCAAACCGGAACCCCTTCAAGGAAACGCTTTGACATCGATTTACCTAAAAAAGATAATGTAGAAACTGATGAAACGGGAGTCCTTTATGGAAGATAA
- a CDS encoding adenylate/guanylate cyclase domain-containing protein has translation MLKNEGVNEKVKFSIGAKLITIISILVVFSLGTITGLVTWFVGEDIQTMSEESNRTVNFQAGAAAEKELLSIKANAFLFLDVLNSTETGSGIAKQTADFYFERNPQVAAVLVTDARMNKRIYRKLVSTNFFLSRELDYSAIDEFIENEMDTAIQAEKGIEQVINASPFFGEPILVLFYPYREKGLDQGLVIFFSAETLSENIGTGKLQTTYLVNNLGDILIHPDFELTKNGINISDSKLFIEMREKGDMNRQILFTDKEGKKQFGAYRKISIADLAVLTTAEADKVLEPVVRSTFKNVTLGIAVLALAVLFIWFFSKSISSPVKALASAAGEIEQGNYELDLKAKTKDEIGLLTNSFVRMGKGLAERERLKDSFGRFINKEIAELAMKGELALGGETKETTIFFSDIRSFTAISEKLEPNEVVEFLNEYMTQMVECVNDTHGVVDKFIGDAVMAVWGAPTSAGNPREDALNCIRAALRMRAALIIFNQGRGGDKKPIIRIGCGINSGPVVAGQIGSKKRMEYTVIGDAVNLASRTEALNKPLGTDILITENTYRLVKDKVLVEEMPSVTVKGKSAPLRMFAVINMPEETDIPGAGEKGPKTLAQIRAKLGIPTPNLNKVDVNEDEKKYNIQAQNKQ, from the coding sequence ATGTTAAAAAATGAGGGTGTAAACGAGAAGGTCAAATTCTCAATCGGTGCTAAACTGATAACTATTATTTCGATTTTGGTTGTGTTTTCTCTGGGTACTATAACAGGCCTTGTTACATGGTTTGTAGGTGAAGATATTCAAACTATGTCTGAAGAAAGCAACAGGACTGTAAATTTTCAAGCCGGAGCTGCAGCAGAAAAGGAACTTTTGTCGATAAAGGCCAATGCTTTTTTGTTTTTGGATGTTCTTAACTCGACCGAAACAGGGTCAGGCATAGCAAAGCAGACTGCCGATTTTTATTTTGAAAGAAACCCTCAGGTAGCGGCTGTTTTGGTTACCGATGCAAGAATGAATAAGCGTATTTATCGAAAACTCGTTAGTACCAACTTTTTCCTTTCCCGTGAATTGGATTATTCCGCCATCGACGAATTTATCGAAAACGAAATGGATACGGCTATTCAGGCGGAAAAAGGCATCGAGCAGGTTATAAATGCTTCTCCGTTTTTTGGAGAGCCCATCCTTGTTCTTTTTTACCCATATAGGGAAAAGGGCTTGGATCAGGGGTTGGTAATCTTCTTTTCGGCCGAGACCCTATCCGAAAATATAGGTACGGGGAAACTTCAAACAACCTATCTTGTAAATAACTTAGGTGATATTTTAATTCATCCCGATTTTGAGCTTACCAAAAACGGAATAAACATAAGCGATTCAAAACTTTTTATAGAAATGCGCGAAAAAGGCGACATGAACAGGCAAATCCTTTTTACCGACAAGGAAGGGAAAAAACAGTTCGGTGCATACAGAAAAATTTCGATAGCTGATCTTGCAGTTCTTACCACAGCCGAGGCCGATAAGGTTTTGGAACCCGTAGTCAGGTCAACCTTTAAGAATGTTACTTTAGGCATTGCAGTTTTGGCTCTTGCGGTCTTGTTTATCTGGTTTTTCTCCAAATCGATCAGTTCTCCGGTTAAGGCTCTTGCCTCGGCTGCCGGAGAAATAGAGCAGGGCAATTATGAGCTTGATCTAAAGGCTAAGACAAAGGATGAAATAGGCCTTTTAACGAACAGCTTTGTAAGAATGGGTAAGGGCTTGGCTGAAAGAGAAAGACTCAAGGATTCGTTCGGCCGCTTTATAAACAAGGAAATTGCAGAGCTTGCTATGAAGGGTGAGCTTGCACTGGGAGGCGAAACAAAGGAAACAACCATTTTCTTCTCGGATATACGCTCCTTTACGGCAATTTCTGAAAAACTTGAACCGAATGAGGTTGTAGAATTCCTCAACGAATACATGACACAGATGGTAGAGTGCGTAAACGATACCCATGGTGTAGTAGATAAATTTATAGGCGATGCCGTTATGGCTGTTTGGGGTGCTCCTACAAGTGCGGGAAATCCGAGAGAGGATGCTCTTAACTGTATAAGGGCTGCTTTAAGGATGAGAGCCGCCTTAATTATCTTCAATCAAGGAAGAGGAGGCGACAAAAAGCCCATAATCCGCATAGGCTGCGGTATTAACTCTGGCCCTGTAGTTGCAGGTCAGATAGGTTCCAAAAAGAGGATGGAGTACACGGTAATAGGCGATGCCGTAAACTTGGCCTCCCGAACCGAAGCTTTAAATAAGCCTCTCGGAACGGATATTCTTATTACCGAAAACACTTATCGGCTTGTAAAAGATAAGGTCTTGGTTGAAGAAATGCCCTCGGTTACGGTTAAAGGAAAATCAGCTCCTTTAAGAATGTTTGCGGTTATAAATATGCCTGAAGAAACTGACATTCCCGGAGCCGGAGAAAAGGGCCCGAAGACTTTGGCGCAAATTAGAGCAAAATTAGGAATTCCTACTCCCAATTTGAATAAGGTAGATGTAAATGAAGACGAAAAGAAATACAACATTCAAGCCCAAAACAAACAGTAA